Proteins from a genomic interval of Croceicoccus naphthovorans:
- a CDS encoding chloride channel protein, translating into MSRPRFRLPVPDRLSAEVGDWRRRVAILAGAVAIGLVALLFARAGDLALQMFEALAETWFWLPLILTPAIYVLCAWLTRVAAAEAAGSGIPQVVAAIRQEHGTEKLFSLKAGFAKISLTVLALLGGASVGREGPTVQVGAAIMTATHRWAGAAVRRSVLIAGGAAGVSAAFNTPLAGIAFAIEELAIAYEQRMAALVMGAVIIAGMTAQGIAGDYIYFGNLEATLPLHTALIVAPAAGLAGGGLGGLFSRLLLWSRKAARRTKAFGSHPMLLALACGVVVAVIGVATGGLTWGTGYEPAREALEGQAISAWLGPAKFVATLATALSGIPGGIFAPSLAVGAGFGEALTWLFPDGTRGAIVMLGMVAYFTGVVRAPLTAVIILSETTGNIGLLIPLFAAALIADWAGAMVCPERLYHALARDFLPEPEPQLELDGNKAGKPAS; encoded by the coding sequence ATGAGTCGTCCCCGCTTCCGCCTTCCCGTCCCCGACCGGCTGTCCGCCGAAGTGGGAGACTGGCGGCGCAGGGTGGCGATCCTGGCCGGGGCGGTCGCAATCGGGCTTGTCGCGCTGTTGTTCGCCCGCGCGGGTGATCTGGCCCTGCAGATGTTCGAGGCGCTGGCCGAAACGTGGTTCTGGCTGCCGCTGATCCTGACGCCTGCGATCTACGTGCTTTGCGCATGGCTGACCCGTGTTGCTGCGGCAGAGGCCGCCGGTTCGGGTATCCCGCAAGTTGTCGCCGCGATCCGGCAGGAACATGGCACCGAAAAGCTGTTCTCGCTAAAAGCCGGCTTCGCCAAGATTTCGCTGACCGTGCTGGCCCTGCTCGGCGGGGCATCGGTGGGGCGTGAGGGGCCGACCGTACAAGTCGGCGCAGCGATCATGACCGCCACCCACCGCTGGGCCGGGGCGGCTGTGCGGCGCAGCGTTCTGATCGCGGGCGGCGCTGCGGGCGTGTCGGCGGCGTTCAACACGCCCTTGGCGGGGATTGCGTTCGCCATCGAGGAACTGGCCATCGCCTACGAACAGCGGATGGCCGCACTCGTCATGGGGGCAGTGATCATCGCCGGCATGACCGCGCAGGGCATCGCGGGCGACTACATCTATTTCGGCAATTTGGAGGCAACGCTGCCGCTGCACACCGCGCTGATCGTCGCGCCGGCGGCGGGGCTGGCTGGCGGTGGCTTGGGCGGACTGTTTTCGCGGTTGCTGCTCTGGTCGCGCAAGGCGGCGCGGCGTACCAAGGCTTTCGGATCGCACCCGATGCTGTTGGCGCTGGCCTGCGGCGTGGTCGTCGCGGTGATCGGTGTGGCGACCGGCGGACTGACATGGGGCACGGGCTACGAACCGGCGCGAGAGGCGCTGGAGGGGCAGGCGATCAGCGCATGGCTTGGCCCCGCGAAGTTCGTGGCGACGCTGGCCACGGCGCTCAGCGGTATTCCCGGCGGCATATTCGCACCATCTCTGGCGGTAGGGGCCGGGTTTGGCGAGGCGCTGACGTGGCTGTTCCCTGACGGCACGCGCGGGGCGATCGTCATGCTGGGCATGGTTGCGTACTTCACCGGCGTGGTGCGTGCGCCTTTGACGGCGGTGATCATTCTGTCCGAAACGACGGGCAATATCGGCCTGCTGATCCCGCTGTTCGCCGCCGCGCTGATCGCGGATTGGGCGGGCGCGATGGTCTGCCCCGAACGGCTGTACCACGCGCTTGCCCGCGATTTCCTGCCAGAGCCGGAGCCGCAGCTAGAGCTTGACGGCAACAAGGCAGGAAAGCCCGCGTCATGA
- a CDS encoding M20 metallopeptidase family protein gives MNQHSNDGLTAAAEALGPQITALRRAIHADPELGIETPRTMAKVREMLADLPLEWREGTSTTGQVAVLKGGAGEGRRVLLRGDMDALPMGEETGLDFASEVPGRMHACGHDSHTAMLAGAVRLLAERVDTLAGEIYFMFQPGEEGFGGARMMIEDGLLDPKPDAAFAYHIIPNAPHGLFVCREGALMAASDAIEITVTGRGGHASMPHACADPLPVAAEIVTALQATVTRRFDAADPVVVTITQFRASDADNIIPERCILRGTIRTLSETTRERVHAACRQVVEGIASAHGMAGTFTVEQGFPVTLNDARAVALARNVVTDRFGAEAWYDLPDPLMTAEDFSYVLQAMPGAMVLLGVAKPDADWQKAPGLHSPHMHIDESVLPRGSAALAAFAMATLERGLPETA, from the coding sequence ATGAATCAACACAGCAACGATGGCCTGACCGCCGCCGCAGAAGCGCTTGGGCCCCAGATCACGGCCCTGCGCCGCGCGATCCACGCCGATCCGGAACTGGGCATCGAAACCCCGCGCACGATGGCCAAAGTGCGCGAAATGCTGGCCGACCTGCCGCTGGAATGGCGCGAAGGAACGAGCACGACCGGACAGGTCGCGGTGCTGAAAGGCGGCGCGGGTGAAGGGCGGCGCGTGTTGCTGCGGGGCGATATGGATGCGCTGCCGATGGGCGAGGAGACAGGGCTGGATTTCGCCTCCGAAGTGCCGGGCCGGATGCACGCCTGCGGGCATGACAGCCATACCGCGATGCTGGCGGGTGCGGTGCGTCTCCTGGCCGAGCGTGTCGATACCTTGGCGGGTGAGATCTACTTCATGTTCCAGCCGGGCGAGGAAGGATTTGGCGGCGCGCGCATGATGATCGAGGACGGCTTGCTGGACCCGAAACCCGACGCGGCGTTCGCCTATCACATCATCCCCAATGCCCCGCACGGGCTGTTCGTATGCCGCGAAGGCGCACTGATGGCGGCGTCGGACGCGATAGAGATCACGGTCACAGGGCGCGGCGGCCACGCGTCTATGCCTCACGCCTGCGCCGATCCCCTGCCCGTCGCGGCGGAGATCGTAACCGCCTTGCAGGCCACCGTCACCCGCCGGTTCGATGCCGCCGATCCGGTGGTTGTCACCATCACGCAGTTTCGTGCAAGCGATGCCGACAACATCATCCCTGAACGCTGCATCCTGCGCGGTACGATCCGTACGCTGTCCGAAACGACCCGCGAACGCGTGCACGCGGCGTGCAGGCAAGTGGTCGAGGGCATCGCCAGCGCCCACGGCATGGCGGGCACGTTTACGGTGGAGCAGGGCTTTCCCGTGACGCTCAACGATGCGCGCGCCGTGGCGCTGGCGCGCAATGTCGTCACCGACCGGTTCGGGGCAGAGGCGTGGTACGACCTGCCCGATCCACTGATGACGGCAGAAGATTTCAGCTATGTGCTGCAGGCCATGCCCGGTGCGATGGTGCTGCTGGGCGTCGCGAAACCGGATGCTGATTGGCAAAAGGCCCCCGGGTTGCACAGCCCGCACATGCATATCGACGAGAGCGTCCTGCCGCGTGGATCCGCCGCGCTGGCAGCGTTTGCGATGGCCACGCTGGAACGCGGATTGCCCGAAACCGCCTGA
- a CDS encoding dihydrolipoamide acetyltransferase family protein: MGTYKFRLPDIGEGVAEAEVTAWHVKVGDVIEEDDPLCDVMTDKATVDMTSPVGGKIKAVHGEIGEMKAVGSVLVELEVEGEGNSGDEVPAPATAPNEAPDGPTPPPPPAPPAPASPPPPPAPKRPTPAPTSGSAAFPLAAPATRRKAAKLGIDLAKVPGSGRNGRVTPEDIEQYLGGGDPRYEPRGGVEEIKIIGLRRKIAERMEETWRRVPHITYVEEFDVTALEETRAALNAGRKEGQPKLTFLPFLIRAMVKVLPDFPHINAHYDDDAGVLRQHGPVHVGIAAATPSGLMVPVIRNAETLDLWASAAEIARLGEAAKNGKASREELSGSTITITSLGPIGGVTTTPIINRPETAIVGPNKIIERLERRNGEIVTRKMMPVSSSFDHRIVDGYEAAQFMQALKRLIETPALLFLD, translated from the coding sequence ATGGGTACGTACAAGTTCCGCCTGCCCGACATCGGCGAAGGCGTTGCCGAGGCCGAAGTGACCGCGTGGCACGTGAAAGTCGGCGACGTTATCGAGGAAGACGATCCGCTGTGCGACGTGATGACCGACAAGGCAACGGTCGACATGACCAGCCCGGTCGGCGGCAAGATCAAGGCCGTTCATGGAGAGATCGGCGAGATGAAGGCGGTCGGCTCGGTTCTGGTCGAGCTGGAAGTCGAGGGCGAGGGCAATTCGGGCGACGAAGTCCCCGCCCCCGCCACTGCGCCGAACGAGGCGCCTGACGGGCCTACACCGCCGCCTCCACCGGCTCCTCCTGCGCCCGCCTCCCCGCCTCCGCCGCCCGCACCAAAGCGGCCCACGCCCGCGCCGACCAGCGGTAGCGCCGCCTTTCCGCTCGCCGCGCCCGCCACCCGGCGCAAGGCGGCGAAGCTGGGCATCGACCTTGCCAAAGTTCCCGGCAGCGGGCGCAACGGCCGCGTCACGCCCGAGGATATCGAGCAATACCTTGGCGGCGGCGACCCGCGTTACGAACCCCGTGGCGGTGTCGAGGAGATCAAGATCATCGGCCTGCGCCGCAAGATCGCGGAGCGCATGGAAGAAACCTGGCGGCGCGTGCCCCACATCACCTATGTCGAAGAATTCGACGTAACCGCGCTGGAGGAGACGCGTGCCGCGCTGAACGCGGGCCGGAAAGAGGGCCAGCCGAAGCTGACCTTCCTCCCCTTCCTGATCCGCGCGATGGTGAAGGTTCTGCCCGATTTCCCGCATATCAACGCGCATTATGACGATGACGCGGGCGTGCTGCGCCAACACGGTCCGGTCCACGTCGGCATCGCCGCCGCGACCCCTTCGGGGCTGATGGTGCCGGTTATCCGCAATGCCGAAACGCTCGACCTGTGGGCATCGGCGGCGGAAATTGCGCGGCTGGGCGAAGCGGCCAAGAACGGCAAGGCCAGCCGAGAAGAACTGTCGGGATCGACGATCACGATCACCTCGCTCGGCCCCATCGGCGGGGTGACCACGACACCGATCATCAACCGGCCCGAAACCGCCATCGTCGGCCCAAACAAGATCATCGAACGGCTGGAACGCCGCAACGGAGAGATCGTGACCCGCAAGATGATGCCGGTCTCGTCCAGCTTCGACCACCGGATCGTCGACGGGTACGAGGCGGCGCAGTTCATGCAGGCGCTAAAGCGGTTGATCGAGACGCCGGCGTTATTGTTTTTAGATTGA
- a CDS encoding Lrp/AsnC family transcriptional regulator: MDDLDWKILRTLQAEPDLSINALADKVGLSHTPCWRRMKRLEDDGVIAGREVVLDPAKVGLGVDVFANVRISHHDEDTLEAFAAAVENQPQIVECFLVGGDSDYLLRVVTGSIEEYERFLKKVLVHMPGVAAVNSSFAMRRIKLTSRLPI, from the coding sequence ATGGACGATCTGGACTGGAAAATCCTCCGCACGTTGCAGGCGGAACCCGATCTTTCGATCAACGCGCTGGCGGACAAGGTTGGCCTTTCCCACACGCCATGCTGGCGGCGGATGAAGCGGCTGGAGGACGATGGCGTGATCGCGGGGCGTGAGGTCGTGCTCGATCCCGCCAAAGTCGGGCTGGGCGTCGATGTTTTCGCCAACGTGCGGATCAGCCATCATGACGAAGATACGCTGGAAGCATTCGCCGCCGCGGTCGAAAACCAGCCTCAGATCGTGGAGTGTTTTCTTGTCGGCGGAGACAGCGATTACCTGCTGCGCGTGGTGACGGGCAGCATCGAGGAATACGAACGCTTCCTGAAGAAAGTGCTGGTCCATATGCCCGGCGTGGCGGCGGTGAATTCCAGCTTTGCAATGCGCCGGATCAAGCTGACGTCACGGCTGCCGATCTAG
- a CDS encoding thiamine pyrophosphate-dependent enzyme, protein MPNPDPTKSNLPRLELHIPEPPSRPGEEVTFAHVNRGEAGAVRRPDIAVHESEVRDLPYELIRVLDDDDKAVGPWDPKLAPETLIKGLRAMMLTRAFDDRLFRAHRQGKTSFYMKSTGEEAIAAAQSMALDKGDMFFPTYRASAWLHARNYPLTTMCNQIFSNAEDPLAGKQLPILFSARDYDFYSISGNLGVRFVHAVGWAMASAYKNDTKISLAYVGDGTTAEGDFHEAMTFAAAYRAPTILCVTNNQYAISSFAGFAAPERLPFAAKALAYGFPGIKVDGNDFLAVWGATQWAAERARTNNGPTLIEFYTYRAEGHSTSDDPSAYRPKDEAAHWPLGDPVDRLKKHLIVLGAWDEDKHTALEAELKEQVKVAVKEAEAVGTLGQSKPPIEEMFEDVFAEKDWRLKEQERDLKARRAAREGGAA, encoded by the coding sequence GTGCCGAACCCAGACCCGACGAAATCGAACCTCCCCCGCCTCGAATTGCACATTCCGGAGCCGCCATCCCGCCCCGGTGAGGAAGTGACCTTCGCGCACGTCAATCGCGGAGAGGCCGGTGCGGTCCGCCGTCCCGACATTGCGGTACACGAAAGCGAAGTGCGCGATCTTCCCTACGAACTGATCCGCGTGCTGGACGATGACGACAAGGCAGTCGGCCCGTGGGACCCAAAACTCGCGCCCGAAACGCTGATCAAGGGGCTGCGCGCGATGATGCTGACCCGCGCGTTCGACGACCGGCTGTTCCGCGCGCACCGGCAGGGCAAGACCAGTTTCTACATGAAGTCCACCGGCGAAGAAGCGATCGCCGCGGCGCAGTCGATGGCGCTGGACAAAGGGGACATGTTCTTCCCCACCTATCGCGCATCGGCGTGGCTGCATGCGCGGAATTATCCGCTGACGACGATGTGCAACCAGATCTTCTCGAACGCGGAAGATCCGCTGGCGGGCAAGCAGTTGCCGATCCTGTTCTCTGCCCGCGACTACGATTTCTACTCGATATCCGGCAATCTCGGCGTGCGTTTCGTGCATGCCGTTGGCTGGGCGATGGCCAGCGCATACAAGAACGACACCAAGATCAGCCTAGCCTATGTCGGCGACGGCACCACGGCGGAAGGCGACTTTCACGAGGCGATGACCTTTGCCGCCGCCTATCGTGCGCCGACGATCCTGTGCGTTACGAACAACCAGTACGCGATTTCCAGTTTTGCCGGATTCGCCGCGCCCGAACGCCTGCCTTTCGCGGCCAAGGCTCTCGCTTACGGATTTCCCGGCATCAAGGTCGACGGCAACGACTTCCTGGCCGTGTGGGGCGCGACGCAGTGGGCCGCCGAACGCGCGCGGACCAACAACGGGCCGACCCTGATCGAATTCTACACCTACCGCGCAGAGGGGCACTCCACATCGGACGATCCCAGTGCCTATCGCCCGAAGGACGAGGCCGCGCATTGGCCGCTGGGCGATCCCGTGGACCGGCTGAAAAAGCACCTGATCGTGCTGGGCGCGTGGGACGAAGACAAGCACACCGCGCTGGAGGCTGAGTTGAAAGAGCAGGTGAAGGTCGCCGTCAAGGAAGCCGAAGCCGTCGGCACGCTCGGACAGTCGAAGCCGCCGATCGAAGAGATGTTCGAGGATGTCTTCGCCGAGAAGGACTGGCGCCTGAAGGAGCAGGAGCGCGACCTGAAGGCCCGTCGCGCGGCCCGCGAAGGAGGCGCAGCATGA
- a CDS encoding sensor histidine kinase, producing the protein MTKVRLLDSIFTRLVAWSIAVCIVVVLIIGALVGAKFEQLSTASKEASVNTDTATLIAAYDEGGIGAVEQRIEDRLAFPAPAGNGPHYLLVDSDGAKIVGNLPAWPTGPRADGPIGTIALPGGGTGRARAIAFPDGRLLVARETSLDAMILNEIGLAFVAGGLFVVFAVGVAGWITARRLSRRIDRVIGAFVNPDQTRLDLLERGRHAEDEIGELTRQSSAALQRVNRLVDAHRETLDQIAHEMRTPLMHLDSRLMRGMRAAPDEAVAQGLLEARADIRTVIAMLESLLDISHSEANRGDPRGLERVNLSAMLQDLADLYAGSAEETGHRFEVDIAPGIAINGEPMQLTRLVTNLLDNAFKYTPGGGTVRLELEPGPTITVADTGPGIPYDDRERVFERFSRAKGNHGASGGSGLGLALARAIARRHGLDIVLRPTMRGACFRVVPEAATKDAA; encoded by the coding sequence TTGACCAAAGTCCGCCTGCTCGATTCGATCTTCACGCGCCTGGTCGCTTGGTCGATCGCGGTCTGTATCGTCGTCGTGCTGATCATCGGCGCGCTGGTCGGGGCGAAATTCGAGCAGCTATCGACCGCCAGCAAGGAAGCGTCGGTCAATACCGACACCGCAACGCTGATCGCCGCCTATGATGAAGGCGGGATCGGCGCAGTTGAGCAGCGGATCGAGGACCGCCTTGCCTTTCCCGCACCTGCGGGCAATGGGCCGCATTACCTTTTGGTCGATAGCGATGGCGCAAAGATCGTCGGCAATCTGCCCGCATGGCCCACGGGGCCTCGCGCCGATGGTCCGATCGGCACGATCGCCCTGCCCGGTGGCGGAACCGGTCGCGCCCGCGCCATTGCTTTTCCCGATGGACGCTTGCTGGTGGCGCGAGAGACCAGTCTCGACGCAATGATCCTCAATGAAATCGGCTTGGCCTTTGTCGCGGGCGGGCTTTTCGTCGTGTTCGCCGTGGGCGTTGCCGGATGGATCACCGCGCGCCGCCTGTCGCGCCGGATCGACCGGGTTATCGGCGCCTTCGTAAATCCGGACCAGACCCGGCTCGACTTGCTGGAGCGGGGCCGCCATGCAGAGGACGAGATCGGCGAACTGACCCGACAATCGAGCGCCGCGTTGCAGCGGGTGAACCGGCTGGTCGACGCGCACCGCGAAACGCTGGACCAGATCGCGCACGAAATGCGCACGCCCTTGATGCACCTCGACAGCCGATTGATGCGCGGAATGCGCGCCGCCCCGGACGAGGCGGTGGCGCAAGGCTTGCTGGAAGCGCGCGCCGACATTCGCACGGTGATCGCGATGCTCGAATCGCTGCTCGACATTTCGCATAGCGAAGCCAATCGCGGCGATCCGCGCGGGCTGGAACGGGTGAACCTGTCGGCGATGTTGCAGGATCTGGCCGACCTCTACGCAGGCAGCGCCGAAGAAACGGGCCATCGGTTCGAGGTGGACATCGCGCCCGGCATTGCCATCAACGGAGAGCCGATGCAGCTAACCCGGCTGGTCACCAACCTGCTCGACAACGCGTTCAAGTACACGCCGGGTGGCGGCACCGTCCGGCTGGAACTTGAACCCGGCCCGACGATCACCGTCGCCGATACCGGACCCGGCATTCCCTATGACGACCGCGAACGCGTTTTCGAACGTTTCAGCCGCGCCAAGGGCAACCATGGGGCCAGTGGCGGGTCGGGCCTTGGCCTCGCGCTTGCCCGCGCCATCGCGCGGCGGCACGGGCTGGACATTGTGCTGCGCCCGACGATGCGTGGGGCTTGTTTCCGGGTCGTGCCGGAAGCTGCCACGAAAGACGCGGCCTAG
- a CDS encoding response regulator transcription factor, whose product MANGGLDILHIEDDARIASDLQQLVRATGDRVTWEANGTDGLRRAGTGQFDVIILDRMLPDIDGLSVVKRMRDSGISTPVLMLSALGRTIDRAEGLDAGADDYLAKPFEAAELLARLRALHRRASGRETSAVLIYGAFECHIKARTAFRANKHLPLSPKEFELFRYLIENAGEVVTREMLLRDVWKMSFDPQTNVVDVNIGRLRRKLEDGFNTPALETIWGTGYRLLDGK is encoded by the coding sequence ATGGCCAACGGCGGTCTCGACATACTGCATATCGAAGACGACGCGCGCATCGCGTCTGACCTGCAACAACTGGTGCGTGCCACCGGCGACCGGGTAACGTGGGAAGCGAACGGCACCGACGGCTTGCGCCGTGCAGGCACCGGCCAATTCGACGTCATCATCCTTGATCGAATGCTGCCCGACATCGACGGGCTGTCTGTCGTGAAACGGATGCGCGACAGCGGGATCAGCACGCCGGTTCTGATGCTGTCGGCGCTGGGTCGCACGATCGACCGGGCCGAAGGGCTGGACGCCGGGGCCGACGATTACCTTGCCAAGCCGTTCGAGGCGGCGGAACTGCTTGCCCGCCTGCGCGCGCTGCACCGCCGCGCTTCGGGTCGTGAGACCAGCGCGGTCCTGATTTACGGCGCGTTCGAGTGCCACATCAAGGCGCGCACCGCGTTCCGCGCCAACAAGCACCTGCCGCTCAGCCCGAAAGAGTTCGAGTTGTTCCGCTACCTGATCGAGAATGCAGGTGAAGTCGTGACGCGCGAGATGCTGCTCCGCGATGTCTGGAAAATGAGCTTCGACCCGCAGACCAACGTCGTCGACGTGAATATCGGGCGGCTGCGGCGCAAGCTGGAGGACGGTTTCAACACCCCGGCTCTGGAAACGATCTGGGGCACCGGCTATCGCCTGTTGGACGGCAAGTAA
- the gpmA gene encoding 2,3-diphosphoglycerate-dependent phosphoglycerate mutase has translation MPNLILVRHGQSQWNLENRFTGWWDVDLTEKGEAEAKAAGELMAAKGMIPDVAFTSYQTRAIRTLHIALRAANLLWIPETKDWRLNERHYGGLTGLDKQETRDKHGDKQVHIWRRSFDTPPPLMDKGSEFDLSGDPRYAGIDVPMTESLKDTIERVLPYYESTIQPVLASGKTVIVSAHGNSLRALVKHLSGISDDEITGLEIPTGQPIVYPFENGQPSGERYYLSET, from the coding sequence TTGCCCAACCTGATCCTCGTCCGCCACGGCCAGTCGCAGTGGAACCTGGAAAACCGCTTTACCGGCTGGTGGGATGTCGACCTGACCGAAAAGGGCGAGGCGGAGGCCAAGGCCGCGGGCGAACTGATGGCCGCCAAGGGCATGATCCCCGATGTCGCCTTCACCTCATACCAGACCCGCGCGATCCGCACCCTGCATATCGCGCTGCGCGCCGCGAACCTGCTGTGGATTCCCGAAACCAAGGACTGGCGCTTGAACGAGCGTCACTATGGCGGGCTGACGGGCCTCGACAAGCAGGAGACCCGCGACAAGCACGGGGACAAGCAGGTGCACATCTGGCGTCGCAGCTTCGATACGCCGCCGCCGTTGATGGACAAGGGCAGCGAATTCGACCTGTCGGGCGACCCGCGCTACGCCGGGATCGACGTGCCGATGACAGAGAGCCTGAAGGACACCATCGAACGCGTGCTGCCCTATTACGAAAGCACGATCCAGCCGGTTCTCGCATCGGGCAAGACAGTGATCGTATCGGCCCACGGCAACTCGCTTCGCGCGCTGGTAAAGCACCTGTCGGGCATTTCCGATGACGAGATTACCGGCCTTGAGATCCCGACCGGCCAGCCGATCGTCTATCCGTTCGAAAACGGGCAGCCGTCGGGCGAACGTTATTACCTGTCGGAAACCTGA
- the mtnP gene encoding S-methyl-5'-thioadenosine phosphorylase — translation MTKRWVIGVIGGSGLYAMHAIEDAQWIAVNSPFGTPSDAILFGRIGEVQVCFLPRHGRGHRVSPTELNPRANIDALKRAGCTDLLAISAIGSLRENLEPGRFVAVDQFIDRTQGRASTFFTSGMVAHISMADPVCARLSGMAADAVEGAGGTVARGGTYLAMEGPQFSTRAESHMYRQWGADVIGMTAMPEAKLAREAELPYALLGMVTDYDCWREGEAAVEVGDVIAQMHANSALARATVERFVQSLPATRDPSPIDTALDNAIITAPDARDPAVIARLDAVAGRVLGAKTA, via the coding sequence ATGACGAAACGATGGGTCATCGGCGTGATCGGCGGTTCGGGCCTTTACGCGATGCACGCGATAGAGGACGCGCAGTGGATTGCGGTCAATTCGCCATTCGGCACGCCGTCGGATGCGATCCTGTTCGGGCGGATCGGCGAAGTGCAGGTCTGCTTCCTGCCCCGCCATGGGCGCGGCCATCGCGTGTCGCCGACCGAATTGAACCCGCGCGCCAACATCGATGCGTTGAAGCGCGCCGGATGCACCGACCTGCTGGCGATCAGCGCCATCGGATCGCTCCGCGAAAATCTGGAGCCGGGGCGTTTCGTCGCGGTCGACCAGTTCATCGACCGAACACAGGGGCGTGCCAGTACCTTCTTCACCAGCGGCATGGTCGCGCATATATCGATGGCCGATCCGGTCTGCGCGCGACTGTCCGGCATGGCGGCTGACGCGGTAGAGGGGGCGGGCGGAACAGTCGCGCGCGGCGGCACCTATCTCGCGATGGAAGGGCCGCAGTTTTCCACCCGCGCGGAAAGCCACATGTACCGCCAGTGGGGCGCGGACGTCATCGGCATGACCGCCATGCCAGAGGCGAAGTTGGCGCGAGAGGCGGAGCTGCCCTACGCGCTGCTGGGCATGGTGACCGACTACGACTGCTGGCGCGAAGGCGAGGCGGCGGTCGAGGTTGGCGACGTCATCGCGCAGATGCACGCGAATTCGGCCCTGGCGCGCGCCACGGTCGAACGGTTTGTGCAATCCCTGCCTGCAACGCGCGACCCGTCGCCCATCGACACCGCGCTCGACAATGCGATCATCACCGCGCCCGATGCCCGCGATCCTGCCGTAATCGCGCGTCTGGATGCAGTTGCAGGGCGCGTTCTGGGCGCTAAAACGGCGTAG
- a CDS encoding alpha-ketoacid dehydrogenase subunit beta: protein MNMIQALNSALDVMMERDPDVLVFGEDVGYFGGVFRVTEGLQKKHGLTRCFDAPLTEGGIIGAAIGMGAYGLKPVPEIQFADYILPAYDQLVSEAARLRYRSNGEFCAPVTVRTPYGGGIFGGQTHSQSPEAIFAHVTGLKTVIPSNPYDAKGLLIASIECDDPVIFLEPKRLYNGPFYGRPDEELKTWDKSGLASADVPTGHYEVPLGRASIVREGSEVTVLAYGTMVHVAEAGIRDSGVDAELIDLRSIVPLDIDAITASVRKTGRCVILHEASRFGGFGGELSALVQERCFDHLRSPIQRIAGYDMPYPHAFEWDYFPGPIRLAEALQSAVEYR, encoded by the coding sequence ATGAACATGATCCAGGCGCTCAATTCCGCGCTGGACGTGATGATGGAGCGCGACCCCGACGTGCTCGTCTTCGGGGAGGACGTCGGCTATTTCGGCGGTGTCTTCCGCGTTACCGAGGGCTTGCAGAAGAAGCACGGCCTGACCCGCTGTTTCGACGCGCCGCTAACCGAGGGCGGCATCATCGGCGCGGCCATCGGCATGGGCGCTTACGGCTTGAAGCCCGTCCCCGAAATCCAGTTCGCCGATTATATCCTGCCCGCTTACGATCAGCTGGTCAGCGAAGCGGCACGCCTGCGCTATCGCTCCAACGGTGAGTTCTGCGCCCCGGTCACCGTTCGCACCCCATACGGCGGCGGCATCTTCGGCGGCCAGACGCACAGCCAGAGCCCGGAGGCGATCTTCGCCCACGTCACGGGGTTGAAAACCGTGATCCCGTCCAACCCCTACGACGCCAAGGGCCTGCTGATCGCCAGCATCGAATGCGACGATCCGGTCATCTTCCTAGAGCCCAAGCGGCTGTACAACGGCCCGTTCTATGGCCGCCCGGACGAGGAACTGAAAACCTGGGACAAGTCCGGCCTTGCCAGCGCCGACGTGCCGACCGGACATTACGAAGTGCCGCTGGGCCGCGCCTCCATCGTGCGCGAGGGCAGCGAGGTTACCGTGCTGGCTTACGGCACGATGGTCCACGTGGCAGAGGCGGGGATCAGGGACTCCGGCGTCGATGCCGAACTGATCGACCTGCGCTCCATCGTCCCGCTGGACATCGATGCGATCACTGCATCCGTGCGCAAGACCGGGCGCTGCGTGATCCTGCACGAAGCCAGCCGCTTCGGCGGGTTCGGCGGTGAATTGTCGGCACTGGTGCAAGAACGGTGTTTCGATCACTTGCGCAGCCCCATTCAACGCATCGCCGGGTACGATATGCCCTATCCCCACGCCTTCGAATGGGATTACTTCCCCGGGCCGATCCGGCTTGCCGAAGCGCTGCAATCTGCCGTGGAGTACCGCTGA